Proteins encoded in a region of the Scyliorhinus torazame isolate Kashiwa2021f chromosome 1, sScyTor2.1, whole genome shotgun sequence genome:
- the LOC140410876 gene encoding small nuclear ribonucleoprotein Sm D3: MSIGVPIKVLHEAEGHVVTCETNTGEVYRGKLIEAEDNMNCQMSNITVTYRDGRVAQLEQVYIRGSKIRFLILPDMLKNAPMLKSMKNKNQGTGAGRGKAAILKAQVAARGRGRGMGRGNIFQKRR; encoded by the exons ATGTCGATCGGAGTCCCCATCAAAGTGCTGCATGAGGCCGAGGGCCATGTCGTAACCTGCGAGACCAACACCGGAGAGGTTTACCGGGGAAAGCTCATCGAGGCCGAGGACAACATGAACTGTCAG ATGTCTAACATCACAGTCACCTATCGCGATGGACGTGTGGCTCAGCTGGAGCAGGTCTACATCCGTGGCAGCAAGATTCGTTTCCTCATCTTACCAGACATGCTGAAAAATGCCCCCATGTTAAAGAGCATGAAGAATAAAAACCAAGGAACAGGGGCTGGCCGAGGGAAAGCTGCAATCCTCAAAGCTCAAG tggctgcccgagGACGAGGCCGTGGGATGGGCCGTGGAAACATCTTCCAGAAGAGGAGGTGA
- the gucd1 gene encoding protein GUCD1 isoform X1, whose amino-acid sequence MKPSERERLRDDLVQLNVPVIQQSFHWDCGLACSRMVLQYLHPVSEEEFQTACWRLQLNESVWTIDLAYLMQQFGVMHRFCTQTLGVDKGYRYQSFYRKHFETEEDRVNQLFAHAEANGVQVEKRSVTIQEIQQHLAKDHVVIVLVNAVLLVCDLCSAAVKFCCLLPIGQKCFCRKPDYQGHFIVVCGYNRNSGCIFYNNPAYADRVCCTTVSNFNEARMSYGTDEDILFVYKDS is encoded by the exons ATGAAACccagtgagagggagaggctgaggg atGATCTGGTCCAGTTAAATGTTCCTGTCATTCAGCAATCCTTTCACTGGGATTGTGGACTTGCCTGCTCCAGGATGGTGCTGCA gtatctccatcctgtgagTGAGGAGGAATTCCAGACAGCGTGCTGGAGGTTACAGCTCAATGAAAGTGTCTGGACAATAGACCTGGCTTATCTAATGCAGCAGTTTGGTGTGATGCATAGGTTCTGCACACAGACTCTGGGAGTGGACAAGGGCTATCGATACCAG TCATTCTACCGGAAGCATTTCGAGACTGAAGAGGACCGAGTAAATCAGCTATTTGCTCATGCGGAAGCAAATGGCGTTCAGGTAGAAAAGAG GTCGGTCACCATTCAGGAGATCCAGCAGCATCTGGCCAAGGATCACGTGGTCATCGTCCTGGTAAATGCAGTCCTGCTCGTCTGCGACCTCTGCTCTGCTGCAGTCAAGTTCTGCTGCCTCCTGCCAATTGGACAGAAATGTTTCTGCAGGAAGCCTGACTATCAGGGACATTTCATTGTGGTGTGCGGCTACAACAGGAACTCGGGCTGTATCTTCTACAATAACCCGGCATATGCTGACA GAGTCTGTTGCACAACTGTAAGTAACTTCAACGAGGCTCGCATGAGTTATGGGACAGATGAAGACATCCTGTTTGTTTACAAAGACAGCTGA
- the gucd1 gene encoding protein GUCD1 isoform X2 has protein sequence MGYLHPVSEEEFQTACWRLQLNESVWTIDLAYLMQQFGVMHRFCTQTLGVDKGYRYQSFYRKHFETEEDRVNQLFAHAEANGVQVEKRSVTIQEIQQHLAKDHVVIVLVNAVLLVCDLCSAAVKFCCLLPIGQKCFCRKPDYQGHFIVVCGYNRNSGCIFYNNPAYADRVCCTTVSNFNEARMSYGTDEDILFVYKDS, from the exons ATGGG gtatctccatcctgtgagTGAGGAGGAATTCCAGACAGCGTGCTGGAGGTTACAGCTCAATGAAAGTGTCTGGACAATAGACCTGGCTTATCTAATGCAGCAGTTTGGTGTGATGCATAGGTTCTGCACACAGACTCTGGGAGTGGACAAGGGCTATCGATACCAG TCATTCTACCGGAAGCATTTCGAGACTGAAGAGGACCGAGTAAATCAGCTATTTGCTCATGCGGAAGCAAATGGCGTTCAGGTAGAAAAGAG GTCGGTCACCATTCAGGAGATCCAGCAGCATCTGGCCAAGGATCACGTGGTCATCGTCCTGGTAAATGCAGTCCTGCTCGTCTGCGACCTCTGCTCTGCTGCAGTCAAGTTCTGCTGCCTCCTGCCAATTGGACAGAAATGTTTCTGCAGGAAGCCTGACTATCAGGGACATTTCATTGTGGTGTGCGGCTACAACAGGAACTCGGGCTGTATCTTCTACAATAACCCGGCATATGCTGACA GAGTCTGTTGCACAACTGTAAGTAACTTCAACGAGGCTCGCATGAGTTATGGGACAGATGAAGACATCCTGTTTGTTTACAAAGACAGCTGA